Proteins found in one Fibrobacter sp. genomic segment:
- a CDS encoding phosphatase PAP2 family protein — MNALRWKKFFLCLAALPLMVWAAGTPAPEVAHYDVSWSKDMPVTFLSAFTAFFGNYRYTQMEKPEPGDYRSVSELLPWDRPLAGRYSESADKASKWAAALGVAPLALAGYSYGVGDASGLDAAGFTLMFAQALALQSGINLMVRSMEFWPRPYVYAKDGYGSGSRKSVERAEKADAEAYGSFYSGHASAAFTVAVFTGEWFSEMYPQSPFRGVVWAGALSAAALEGVLRIAAGKHYPTDVVVGALVGTGVSLAVIEIHKKRDERFSLWVYPGAAGLTIRI; from the coding sequence GTGAACGCTTTGCGGTGGAAAAAGTTTTTTTTGTGTCTGGCGGCCTTGCCCTTGATGGTGTGGGCGGCGGGAACGCCTGCGCCGGAAGTGGCCCACTACGATGTTTCTTGGTCCAAGGACATGCCGGTCACATTCTTGTCGGCGTTCACGGCCTTTTTCGGCAACTACCGCTACACCCAGATGGAAAAGCCCGAACCTGGGGATTACCGTTCGGTTTCGGAGCTGCTACCCTGGGACAGACCCCTGGCGGGGCGGTACAGCGAATCTGCAGACAAGGCAAGCAAGTGGGCGGCTGCTTTGGGGGTGGCGCCGCTGGCTCTCGCGGGTTATTCTTATGGAGTGGGGGATGCCTCCGGGCTCGATGCAGCCGGTTTTACCCTGATGTTTGCCCAGGCCCTTGCCCTCCAGTCGGGTATAAACCTGATGGTCCGTTCCATGGAATTCTGGCCCAGGCCCTATGTCTATGCCAAGGACGGTTACGGCTCCGGCAGCCGCAAGTCGGTGGAGCGGGCCGAAAAGGCAGATGCCGAGGCCTACGGGAGTTTTTATAGCGGCCACGCTTCGGCTGCCTTTACGGTGGCGGTGTTTACCGGGGAGTGGTTCAGCGAAATGTACCCCCAGTCGCCTTTTAGGGGTGTGGTGTGGGCGGGGGCGCTATCGGCAGCGGCCCTGGAAGGAGTTTTGCGGATAGCGGCAGGCAAGCACTACCCCACGGACGTGGTGGTGGGGGCCCTGGTGGGTACGGGCGTGAGTCTTGCGGTAATCGAAATCCATAAAAAACGGGACGAAAGGTTCTCCCTTTGGGTGTACCCTGGGGCGGCAGGCCTTACAATCCGCATATAA
- a CDS encoding HAD hydrolase-like protein, producing MTAHKPVKVVVFDLDGTLYLSGRPYPGAVDTVKRVASKVPVYYLSNNTSKSPVFYENRLNVMGLPLRDGGIISALTLSLAAIHEKGLKNVYFFANPEVYEWFAAQDPSLNLRPAVEDTELVLVAYHNSFDYRELCELSFRVQRGIPFWVTHTDFVCPDARGPVPDIGSFMALLKTAYDVEPERSFGKPNPAMLSGLLKTYAPEEILFVGDRLYTDFELAKRSGCRFVLPLCGETKRSDVEKLDVKPEYVVESVKDIDFEGFFEGRL from the coding sequence ATGACAGCGCACAAGCCCGTAAAAGTGGTGGTCTTTGACCTGGACGGAACCCTCTACCTGAGCGGCCGTCCGTACCCTGGTGCGGTAGATACCGTGAAGCGGGTGGCCTCGAAGGTGCCGGTTTACTACCTGAGCAACAACACCAGCAAGTCGCCCGTGTTTTACGAGAACCGCCTGAACGTGATGGGGCTTCCCCTTCGCGACGGCGGCATTATTTCTGCGCTGACTTTGTCTTTGGCGGCCATTCACGAAAAGGGACTCAAGAACGTCTATTTCTTTGCCAATCCCGAAGTCTATGAATGGTTTGCCGCCCAAGATCCTTCTCTCAATTTGCGTCCTGCCGTAGAAGATACGGAACTGGTTCTGGTGGCCTACCACAACAGTTTTGACTACCGGGAACTTTGCGAACTTTCGTTCCGGGTGCAACGGGGGATTCCCTTCTGGGTGACCCATACGGATTTCGTGTGCCCCGACGCCCGCGGCCCCGTGCCCGACATCGGGAGTTTCATGGCGCTCCTCAAGACGGCCTACGATGTAGAACCGGAGCGCAGTTTCGGTAAGCCGAACCCGGCTATGCTATCGGGGCTGTTGAAGACGTATGCTCCCGAAGAAATCCTGTTTGTAGGGGATAGGCTCTATACGGATTTCGAGCTGGCAAAGCGCTCCGGTTGCAGGTTCGTGCTGCCCCTGTGCGGCGAGACCAAGCGCTCGGACGTGGAAAAGCTGGATGTGAAGCCGGAATACGTGGTCGAAAGCGTCAAGGATATCGATTTCGAGGGCTTTTTCGAAGGTCGGTTGTAG
- a CDS encoding glycosyl transferase family 28 — protein sequence MKVLVAPLDWGLGHATRCVPVIKEFLRQGAQVELAVTESYAPLYNEIFPELEKHVAPSYGIVYPKHGFNMGLWLLKNSVHLNRVVEYEHHYAEEMVRRHGFDILFSDNRFGFYSAKALSIYMTHQCRIAFPALFSKFEGIGVHWHRKKMENFDQVWIPDLKEAPGYAGAMSHVKSCPENVRYAGPLSRFTELDDLPEIMDATSKDLNVVAVISGVEPARSAFERRLRELLSELPGNHVMILGKPGAERKSWTEGNVQFFSHLETPEFARTVRRARWIISRGGYSTIMDMAVLGASCIFVPTPGQYEQVVLAKSLSRAGYAVEIPAAKLNLGTLQTAMETQVRLPKPPSQNLLTPLVQEALKQV from the coding sequence GTGAAAGTCCTGGTGGCACCTTTGGACTGGGGACTGGGTCATGCGACCCGTTGTGTCCCCGTCATCAAGGAATTTCTGCGGCAAGGCGCCCAGGTGGAGCTTGCCGTTACGGAATCTTATGCGCCGTTGTACAACGAGATTTTTCCGGAACTGGAAAAACATGTGGCTCCGTCTTATGGCATTGTTTATCCGAAACACGGATTCAACATGGGGCTATGGCTCCTGAAAAACAGCGTCCACTTGAACAGGGTCGTTGAATACGAGCACCACTATGCCGAAGAAATGGTTCGCCGTCACGGGTTCGACATCCTGTTTTCGGACAACCGCTTCGGTTTTTATTCGGCGAAGGCGCTTTCCATTTACATGACGCACCAGTGCCGTATTGCCTTTCCGGCACTTTTCTCTAAGTTCGAAGGGATCGGGGTCCATTGGCATCGAAAGAAAATGGAAAACTTTGACCAGGTGTGGATACCCGATTTGAAAGAAGCCCCCGGTTATGCAGGCGCCATGTCCCATGTGAAATCTTGCCCGGAAAATGTTCGTTATGCAGGCCCGTTGAGCCGTTTTACGGAATTGGATGACTTGCCTGAAATTATGGACGCTACTTCGAAAGATTTGAACGTGGTGGCGGTCATCTCTGGAGTGGAGCCTGCCCGAAGCGCCTTTGAACGCAGACTGCGGGAATTGCTCTCTGAACTGCCCGGAAACCACGTGATGATTCTCGGGAAACCCGGTGCCGAAAGAAAGTCTTGGACCGAGGGAAACGTTCAGTTTTTTAGTCACCTGGAAACGCCGGAATTTGCCCGCACTGTCCGTCGTGCCCGCTGGATTATTTCTCGGGGCGGCTACAGCACCATTATGGACATGGCCGTTCTCGGCGCCAGCTGTATCTTTGTGCCCACGCCTGGGCAGTATGAACAGGTGGTGCTCGCCAAAAGTCTTTCCCGGGCAGGTTACGCGGTAGAGATTCCAGCGGCAAAACTGAACCTGGGAACATTGCAGACCGCTATGGAAACACAGGTGCGCCTGCCGAAACCGCCTTCGCAGAACTTGCTCACCCCCTTGGTACAGGAGGCCTTGAAACAGGTATGA
- a CDS encoding 16S rRNA (uracil(1498)-N(3))-methyltransferase, with product MKTPDSRFYCPQIQCGRATLDENESAHAVKVCRAAQGDVLELCDGQGHFAHGTIVVADPRACQVEISKVETPKPERPLLNLAIACLKDDALEEVVFHAAQTEIASITFLRTDYSQEPKNSDLHKLVRRSELKSLVSLKQSKKPWLTEICGPVEFKEWLKSYRGDLILCDVDGERTAPKEIIDKITFNLASDKKCDEALTPVTLLVGPEGGFSPEEIRMTKEFTGGKSYALNLGNTRLRARTAAIVALGKLL from the coding sequence ATGAAGACCCCCGATAGCCGTTTTTACTGCCCACAAATCCAATGCGGAAGGGCAACCCTGGACGAAAACGAAAGCGCCCATGCCGTAAAGGTATGCCGTGCTGCCCAAGGGGACGTTCTGGAGCTTTGCGACGGACAGGGCCACTTTGCGCACGGAACCATCGTGGTTGCCGACCCGAGGGCCTGCCAGGTGGAAATCTCCAAGGTAGAAACGCCCAAACCGGAGAGACCGTTGCTGAACCTGGCCATCGCCTGTCTCAAGGACGACGCCCTAGAAGAAGTGGTATTCCATGCCGCCCAGACCGAAATTGCAAGCATTACCTTCTTACGGACGGACTATTCCCAAGAGCCCAAGAATTCCGACTTGCACAAGCTGGTCCGCCGTTCCGAGCTCAAGAGCCTGGTAAGCCTGAAACAGTCCAAAAAACCTTGGCTTACCGAAATCTGCGGACCTGTCGAATTCAAGGAATGGCTGAAAAGTTACCGAGGAGACCTGATCCTCTGCGATGTGGACGGCGAAAGGACAGCCCCTAAAGAAATTATAGACAAGATAACGTTCAATCTTGCTAGCGACAAGAAGTGCGACGAAGCCTTAACCCCCGTGACCCTTCTGGTGGGGCCCGAAGGCGGGTTTTCTCCAGAAGAAATCCGCATGACGAAAGAATTTACAGGCGGCAAAAGTTACGCCCTGAACCTGGGAAACACAAGACTCCGGGCCCGTACCGCTGCCATCGTGGCTCTCGGAAAATTGCTGTAA
- a CDS encoding acyl-ACP thioesterase: MIDIYALSKNPLVFQKQRTITSAYIDVSGKMGLAQTVLMVQDNITENFGAMKMDNFVVKEKGGFWVVYKAKFKFFRRPYWRDKVVTTSFPADNQLIRLNENTAITTTEGEPIILAKQEMCCLSFENHRPLRLSSVGFPTEGFPETLDASDFDRFHVKPEEYQEVYQQKVLPQHIDMSHHMNNIEYVKLALNVFGTPDWELCNPATLEIHYLGESKEGQTLRIFRADHSGATYMRILDETDRAVFEMRLRLM; the protein is encoded by the coding sequence ATGATAGATATTTACGCCTTGTCGAAGAACCCTCTTGTATTCCAGAAACAGCGGACCATCACGTCGGCCTATATCGACGTGTCCGGAAAGATGGGCCTTGCCCAGACGGTGCTTATGGTTCAGGATAATATCACCGAAAATTTCGGCGCCATGAAGATGGACAATTTTGTGGTGAAGGAGAAGGGCGGTTTCTGGGTGGTTTACAAGGCCAAGTTCAAGTTTTTCAGGCGCCCGTACTGGCGGGACAAGGTGGTCACCACGTCGTTTCCGGCGGATAACCAGCTGATTAGGCTCAACGAGAACACCGCCATCACTACGACCGAGGGTGAGCCCATCATTTTGGCCAAGCAGGAAATGTGCTGCCTCAGTTTTGAAAACCACCGCCCTCTGCGGCTCTCGTCGGTGGGTTTTCCGACGGAAGGTTTTCCGGAAACCCTCGATGCTTCGGACTTTGACCGTTTCCATGTAAAGCCTGAAGAATACCAGGAAGTTTACCAGCAGAAGGTGCTGCCCCAGCATATCGACATGTCCCACCACATGAACAACATCGAGTACGTAAAGCTGGCCTTGAACGTGTTCGGGACTCCCGACTGGGAACTTTGCAACCCGGCAACGCTGGAGATTCATTACCTGGGAGAATCCAAAGAAGGCCAGACCCTGCGCATTTTCCGCGCAGACCACAGCGGGGCCACCTACATGCGCATCTTGGACGAGACGGACCGTGCCGTCTTCGAGATGCGTCTTCGCTTGATGTAG
- a CDS encoding metalloregulator ArsR/SmtB family transcription factor, with protein sequence MELFNAISDEMRLKILMLLDQAEFTVNEIKDILDIHQSNASRHLSKLSACKLLKDRRDGIKAYYGLSEELLLSSRVLSVIREAYEDLQDKDIIQCRAEQVLQDRTDKTKGQIHKLDQAGGSLKAQISLFSKLMMPFEKAVDIGCGEGGDLSLMLANRCQNVFSLDYDPKVISGLQRILKKKGIANVTPKVADMLSTGLPDNFADLVLMSQVLHHAQDPRLALKEAIRILKPGGTLALLDLAQHKEESFRETHGHIWLGFDRAQLEFFVKEFNCKIVESEIIPSENQVDKKLPVICMILTKE encoded by the coding sequence ATCGAGCTATTCAACGCCATTTCCGACGAGATGCGCCTGAAAATCCTGATGCTCCTGGACCAGGCCGAATTTACCGTCAACGAAATCAAGGATATCCTGGATATCCACCAGAGCAACGCCAGCCGACACCTCTCCAAGCTTTCGGCCTGCAAACTCCTGAAAGACCGCCGCGACGGCATCAAGGCCTACTACGGACTCAGCGAAGAGCTTTTGCTTTCAAGCCGTGTCCTTTCGGTCATCCGGGAGGCCTACGAAGACCTGCAAGACAAGGACATCATCCAATGCCGCGCCGAGCAGGTGCTGCAAGACCGCACCGACAAGACCAAGGGCCAGATCCACAAGCTGGACCAGGCCGGCGGAAGCCTCAAGGCCCAAATCAGCCTGTTCAGCAAGCTCATGATGCCCTTCGAAAAGGCGGTAGATATCGGCTGCGGCGAAGGGGGCGACCTTTCGCTGATGCTTGCGAACCGCTGCCAGAACGTCTTCTCCCTGGATTATGACCCCAAGGTCATCAGCGGGCTCCAGAGAATCCTCAAGAAAAAGGGCATCGCAAATGTCACCCCGAAGGTGGCGGACATGCTCTCTACCGGGCTTCCGGACAATTTTGCCGACCTGGTACTCATGAGCCAGGTGCTCCACCACGCCCAGGACCCGCGCCTCGCCCTCAAGGAGGCCATCCGTATTCTGAAACCGGGCGGAACACTCGCCCTCCTGGACCTGGCTCAGCACAAAGAAGAATCCTTCCGTGAAACCCACGGTCACATCTGGCTTGGTTTCGACCGCGCCCAGCTGGAATTTTTCGTGAAGGAATTCAACTGCAAGATTGTCGAAAGCGAAATCATCCCCAGCGAGAACCAGGTAGACAAGAAACTCCCCGTCATCTGCATGATTTTGACCAAAGAGTAG
- a CDS encoding NPCBM/NEW2 domain-containing protein yields the protein MKKNKEKKNALKEWFKSLNLGKPQGLMLVVTLIVLVIAFLIFNGTSVATARKWDIEWGYYAILSTFVVGLVGVVVNLPFIAKHIRGYLPGGKSLCGLAVLLLVFSVFMFGNIGNSHRVLSDETSWESMGLQMYFQHSGGICNEGIWKDGNLECTDEVNNFKGKALGFVYSLVFNFMEPNRDTALLVNYPFYILSLIFFFFALCRWFKSEPLALAATAFLGGMPIFLLQARSASTEVLYIALLTALMAWYAFVPTNKVTWKHFLLTVPLLGFFAQTRQETVFAFIPFALYYYRYFLEKPYRLPLFVASVIAVSWPSINTMAAYRGYDFQGGEHAAHSLENLWFNLKTNVEVMMNLKADTSFGGILENPFYTSFTVLLLASTVWLLFRMVYSRRYVRGFVLGISFCIQIFVILLNVSGTFTIDINQRYVLVALPLFALLMALGPYDALCFFSKMKPDGIGRLVLGIAVAMSLGLMMFHAPSYKANMLYYKNKLLAEEDFLNTELKKYPENSIYIYARPWQMLASGHSAFSERTFKRWDTDTFAKWYQVSGGNIYLVRGQDGYGSVNRQSRVVGFKTTDQIDEILDSYKNERVLLEPKLFGYPLVIYRIDAKKGVSQYAQRFSVSNMDSSLVTLNKNFEESIACSYSVNGKPEKEKVVTEIQDSLLLDSTDLSAGMNRLKMWCLMPDADTLTLYRDLFMEGEGVALVSEMPIKNFHQDWGSPQKDQTVDHNGITLDKEPFRYGIGSHADAVLEYDIAGQFNMLHGVIGLDDESACGDGAFFVVKGDGRELFRSNKMYSTQKQILEVDVSGVQNLQLVLEQGGNKDCDHGDWANAWLEAR from the coding sequence ATGAAAAAGAATAAAGAAAAGAAAAATGCGTTGAAGGAGTGGTTCAAGTCGTTGAACCTTGGGAAACCCCAGGGGCTCATGCTTGTGGTCACCCTGATAGTGCTGGTCATAGCATTCCTTATTTTTAACGGAACCTCTGTGGCTACGGCCCGCAAGTGGGATATCGAATGGGGCTATTACGCCATCCTTTCCACGTTTGTGGTGGGCCTCGTAGGCGTCGTGGTGAACCTGCCCTTTATCGCCAAGCATATCCGCGGGTATTTGCCCGGCGGCAAGAGCCTTTGCGGGCTGGCCGTGCTGCTTCTGGTGTTCTCCGTGTTCATGTTCGGAAACATCGGGAACAGCCATCGGGTGCTGAGCGACGAGACCAGCTGGGAATCCATGGGCCTGCAGATGTATTTCCAGCACTCCGGCGGCATCTGCAACGAGGGAATCTGGAAAGACGGCAACCTGGAATGTACCGACGAGGTGAACAACTTTAAGGGCAAGGCTCTCGGCTTTGTGTATTCCCTGGTGTTCAACTTTATGGAACCCAACAGGGATACCGCCTTGTTGGTGAATTACCCTTTCTATATCCTGAGCCTAATTTTCTTCTTCTTTGCGCTTTGCAGGTGGTTCAAGAGCGAGCCTTTGGCGTTAGCGGCTACGGCGTTCTTGGGCGGCATGCCCATATTCCTTTTGCAGGCACGCTCGGCCTCCACAGAAGTCCTCTACATCGCCCTCTTGACGGCTTTGATGGCCTGGTACGCCTTTGTGCCGACTAACAAGGTGACCTGGAAACATTTCTTGCTGACCGTGCCCCTGCTAGGCTTCTTTGCCCAGACTAGACAGGAAACCGTTTTCGCCTTTATTCCTTTCGCTCTTTACTATTATCGCTATTTCTTGGAAAAACCGTACCGCCTGCCCCTCTTTGTGGCCTCGGTCATTGCGGTGAGCTGGCCTTCTATCAATACCATGGCGGCCTACCGCGGTTATGATTTCCAGGGCGGGGAACATGCTGCCCATTCTCTTGAAAACCTGTGGTTCAACCTGAAGACCAATGTAGAAGTCATGATGAACCTGAAGGCGGATACGTCTTTTGGTGGCATCCTCGAAAATCCGTTCTACACGTCCTTTACGGTGCTTCTGCTGGCGTCTACGGTATGGCTTCTGTTCAGGATGGTTTATTCCAGGCGTTATGTTCGTGGCTTTGTTCTCGGGATTTCGTTCTGCATCCAGATTTTCGTCATCTTGCTGAACGTGTCGGGCACCTTCACCATCGACATTAACCAGCGTTATGTGCTGGTGGCCTTGCCCCTGTTCGCCCTCTTGATGGCCCTTGGCCCTTACGACGCCTTGTGCTTTTTCTCCAAGATGAAACCCGATGGCATCGGTCGTTTGGTTCTGGGTATTGCTGTTGCCATGTCCCTTGGGCTTATGATGTTCCACGCCCCCAGTTACAAGGCCAACATGCTTTATTACAAGAACAAGCTTTTGGCCGAAGAGGATTTCTTGAATACGGAACTGAAAAAGTATCCCGAGAATTCCATCTACATTTACGCGAGACCTTGGCAGATGCTTGCCTCCGGTCATAGTGCCTTTAGCGAACGGACGTTCAAGCGCTGGGATACGGATACCTTTGCCAAGTGGTACCAGGTGTCTGGTGGAAATATCTATCTGGTGCGCGGTCAGGATGGCTACGGTTCGGTAAACCGCCAGAGCCGCGTGGTGGGCTTCAAGACCACCGACCAGATTGACGAGATTCTGGATTCCTACAAGAACGAACGGGTACTCTTGGAGCCCAAGCTGTTCGGCTATCCGTTGGTCATTTACCGCATCGACGCCAAGAAGGGTGTGTCCCAGTATGCACAGCGGTTCTCTGTTTCGAACATGGACAGCAGCCTCGTTACGCTGAACAAGAATTTTGAAGAGTCCATCGCCTGTTCCTATTCCGTAAACGGCAAACCCGAAAAAGAAAAGGTGGTGACTGAAATCCAAGACAGTCTGCTGCTGGATTCTACAGATTTGTCTGCCGGGATGAACCGTCTGAAAATGTGGTGCCTGATGCCTGATGCCGACACTCTGACTCTGTACAGGGACTTGTTTATGGAAGGCGAAGGAGTCGCCCTGGTTTCGGAAATGCCTATAAAGAACTTCCATCAGGATTGGGGTAGCCCGCAAAAGGACCAGACGGTGGACCATAACGGTATAACCCTGGACAAAGAACCTTTCCGCTATGGAATCGGAAGTCATGCCGATGCTGTCCTGGAATACGATATTGCAGGACAGTTCAACATGCTTCACGGCGTTATCGGCCTGGACGACGAAAGTGCCTGCGGTGACGGGGCATTCTTCGTGGTAAAGGGTGACGGTCGTGAACTGTTCCGTTCAAACAAGATGTATTCTACACAGAAACAAATCTTGGAAGTAGATGTGTCCGGAGTCCAGAACCTGCAACTGGTATTGGAACAGGGCGGCAACAAGGACTGCGATCACGGCGACTGGGCCAACGCATGGCTGGAGGCCAGGTAG